TTGCGCGAGCGGTGGTTGCGCGAGGCCCATTTCGCCTTCCACGCGCCCGTCGGCGTGCCGAAGCCCTTGCGGCCCGTCGAGACGCGCCAGCGGTGTTTCACGATACCGTTCTGAGTAACGATCATCGTCTGTGAAGAAAGGCTGACTTCCGCGACAAGGTTGGCGGAAAGTGCAGTCTCGGCCTGGAACAGGACCAGAAGGAATGCGACCGCGGTCGCAAGCAAGCCACGCATGATTTCCCCTCTATTCGTTCGCGCATGACATCGGCGCCATGTTTGACAGCAAGACAGACTATAGACGTTCCAGCCTTCCACAATATTGACGGGGGTGGAGAAAAGAAAACGAAGTTAAGACGTAAAATTTTATCGTTGCGCCTATATGGAGGCCACAAGACCTGCCGCCAGCAGCACCGTGACGGCAAGAACGGCGCAGGCGGCTGAGAAGATACGCAGCGACAGATCGATGTCGGCGACCGTCGCGACGGTGCGGCCGGCGGCGTTCATCATCGGTTCGTCGACGCGCGCGCCGCCATAGATGCGCGGACCTGCAAGGCCGATGCCGAGCGCGCCGGCCATGGCCGCTTCCGGCCAGCCGGAATTCGGCGAGCGGTGCAGGCCGGCATCGCGCAGCGCCGTGCCGATGGCCGCGCGCGCCGCCCGCCGGCCCTGCGCCAGCCATGCGCCGGCGGCGATGAAGAGGATAGACAGGCGCGCGGCGGGCCAGTTGGCAAGGTCGTCGAGCCGGGCGGAGGCCCAGCCGAAATCGAGATATTTCTCGCTCCTGTGACCGATCATCGAATCGGCCGTGTTGAGCATCTTGTAGGCAAGGAGGCCCGGCAGGCCGAGAAGCGCATACCAGAGTGCCGGGGCGACGACGCCGTCGGAAAAATTCTCGGCAAGGCTCTCGATCCCGGCGCGGCAGACCGCCGGCTCGTCGAGCGTCGCCGGATCGCGGCCGACGATCATCGACACGGCCCGCCGCCCGCCTTCGAGGCCGTCGTCCTTGAGGCCGGTCGAGACGGCGCGGACATGGTCGTGAAGGCTCTTCTGCGCGAGGAAGACGGCGACGATGACCACCTCGACAACCGCGCCGACAACGCCGAGCGGCGCGAAAAGCCGGTGCAGGACGAAGCCGGCGAAAAGACTGGCCGCAAGCAGCACCGCAATGCCGGCAGCGCCGTTGAAACGCCGCGTCCCGGGCGAAAGGCGCTTGCCGTTGAAAAGCGCATCCATTGCCCCGATCGCCCGGCCGAACAGCACGACCGGATGCGGCACGCGCTGCCAGAGCCTGTCCGGATCGCCGACGAGGCGATCCAGCAGCAGCGCGAAGAACAGGATCAGCAGCGTCTCCGTCATCGGCCCATCACATCCGCCAGCGCCGCGGCCAGCCGGCCGTCTCCCCTGGCGTCGGGGGAAAGGCCGAACCGCAGCCATCGCGGATTATAATCGAAAGGACGCACCAGCACATGATGGCGGCAAAGGCCTTCATGGATGGCCGCGGCGGCCGCATGGTCCACCAGCGAAAAGAGGCCCGTTCCACCGGCAACAGCGAGGCCGGCAGCCGCCAGCACCGCGTCGAGCGCGGCCTTACGCTCGTCGATGGCGCGGCGGATGGCGGACGTGTCGGAGGCCATGAGAGTGGTCGCGATCGTCAGCGCCGGGCCGGAGACGGCCCAGGGGCCGAGCCCGTCCTCGATGCGGTCGAGCACCGCCGCCTCGCCAATGGCGAAGCCGAGGCGAAGACCGGCAAGGCCGAAGAACTTTCCGAAGGAGCGGAAGACGAGAAGGCCCGGCCTGTCGTCGCCGGCAAGCGGCGCGATGCAACCTTCCGGGCGCATGTCGCCGAAGGCCTCGTCGACGACGAGCAGGCCGCCATTCGCGGCGACGCGCGCATGGAGCGACAGCAGCGCGTCGCGCGGGAAAAGCCGGCCGTCGGGATTGTTCGGATTGACGACGATGACGAGACCGTGCGCTTCCGTCACCGCATCGAGGCTTGCAATCCGGTCCACCGCCACGCCGGCATTGGCGAGCACGCGGGCATATTCGCCATAGGTGGGGGAAAGCACAGCGGCGCGGCGGCCGGGCGAAACGAGGCGCGGCAGGAGCTGGATGGCTGACTGCGTACCGGGCACGGGAAGCGGAAGGGCTTGCGGCGTCGCATAATAACGCTGCGCGGAGATGCGGGCGGCATCCTGGCGGTGGCGATCCGGCAGGCGGTGCCAGGCGGCGATGTCCACCTCGGGAACGGCGACGGGATGGGGGTTGATGCCGGTCGAGAGGTCGAGCCAGTCCTCGGGCCTTCCGCCGTAGCGGGCGGCGGCGGCGGCGATGCCGCCGCCGTGGACGATACGCGGCGCGCTCATGCGGCCTCCGGTGCAAGGTCGATCAGGTGCATGTAGGAGCCGCTGACGGCATCCCGGCGAAGCCCGGCCATGCCGAGATCCTCGCCGACGGCATCCGTGACGGCGAAGAGCCGTTCCGCCTCCCCCTCATGC
The Shinella zoogloeoides DNA segment above includes these coding regions:
- a CDS encoding L,D-transpeptidase, whose protein sequence is MRGLLATAVAFLLVLFQAETALSANLVAEVSLSSQTMIVTQNGIVKHRWRVSTGRKGFGTPTGAWKAKWASRNHRSRKYDNAPMPYAIFFNGGYAVHATFDTKRLGRPASHGCVRLHPSNAATFFQLANNSGLSNTRIVISR
- the cbiB gene encoding adenosylcobinamide-phosphate synthase CbiB; its protein translation is MTETLLILFFALLLDRLVGDPDRLWQRVPHPVVLFGRAIGAMDALFNGKRLSPGTRRFNGAAGIAVLLAASLFAGFVLHRLFAPLGVVGAVVEVVIVAVFLAQKSLHDHVRAVSTGLKDDGLEGGRRAVSMIVGRDPATLDEPAVCRAGIESLAENFSDGVVAPALWYALLGLPGLLAYKMLNTADSMIGHRSEKYLDFGWASARLDDLANWPAARLSILFIAAGAWLAQGRRAARAAIGTALRDAGLHRSPNSGWPEAAMAGALGIGLAGPRIYGGARVDEPMMNAAGRTVATVADIDLSLRIFSAACAVLAVTVLLAAGLVASI
- the cobD gene encoding threonine-phosphate decarboxylase CobD: MSAPRIVHGGGIAAAAARYGGRPEDWLDLSTGINPHPVAVPEVDIAAWHRLPDRHRQDAARISAQRYYATPQALPLPVPGTQSAIQLLPRLVSPGRRAAVLSPTYGEYARVLANAGVAVDRIASLDAVTEAHGLVIVVNPNNPDGRLFPRDALLSLHARVAANGGLLVVDEAFGDMRPEGCIAPLAGDDRPGLLVFRSFGKFFGLAGLRLGFAIGEAAVLDRIEDGLGPWAVSGPALTIATTLMASDTSAIRRAIDERKAALDAVLAAAGLAVAGGTGLFSLVDHAAAAAIHEGLCRHHVLVRPFDYNPRWLRFGLSPDARGDGRLAAALADVMGR